A genomic window from Cinclus cinclus chromosome 5, bCinCin1.1, whole genome shotgun sequence includes:
- the LOC134044511 gene encoding transmembrane protease serine 11E-like, which translates to MLRCCTVCCGFQDSGSPREKSFLLTSQWYPGVMIQMDRAIRRIEPWKVAVIVVSVAVGLALVIGLITFLLCHDQDRYYNASFLITSVDYNPQYERQTTDEFRNLSEDIETMISEVFRGSFLSKRYIRSHVVSLSPDPVGVLASVVLVFKFPSADSEATTWGQVNRVLLRRLKATSTYLNVDQSTIRLTELNKEKGDNLLNNCCGIRRQAFSFTGVERITGGQRAREGEWPWQASIQLDGTHRCGASIISNTWLVTAAHCFRGVRDPRRWTASFGILLRPPKQKKFVQRIIVHERYGDFLLDHEYDVAVVELASAIEFTSDVHSVCLPEASHIFPDNTSCFVTGWGALENDGYSVNQLRQAEVRIISSEVCNRRQVYGGAITPGMLCAGYLEGQVDACQGDSGGPLVHANSRGIWYLVGIVSWGDECGKPNKPGVYTRVTYYRNWIHSKTGI; encoded by the exons ATGCTGAGATGCTGCACAGTGTGTTGTGGTTTTCAGGACAGTGGATCTCCCAGAGAGAAGAGCTTCTTGCTGACCTCTCAGTGGTACCCAGGGGTGA TGATCCAGATGGACCGAGCAATAAGGCGCATAGAGCCATGGAAGGTTGCAGTCATTGTTGTGTCAGTGGCAGTAGGCTTAGCCCTTGTCATTGGCTTGATTACATTTCTTTTGTGCCATG ATCAAGATAGATATTACAATGCATCTTTCCTAATCACCAGTGTCGACTACAATCCTCAGTATGAAAGGCAGACTACAGATGAGTTCAGGAACCTAAGTGAAGATATTGAAACCATG ATATCTGAAGTATTCAGGGGTTCCTTTCTAAGTAAAAGATACATCAGGTCCCATGTGGTCAGTCTAAG CCCAGATCCTGTTGGAGTGCTTGCATCTGTTGTTCTGGTATTTAAATTTCCCTCTGCTGACAGTGAAGCAACGACCTGGGGTCAAGTCAACCGTGTGTTACTCAGAAGGCTGAAAGCAACCTCGACATACCTGAATGTTGACCAGTCTACGATTAGACTCACAG AGTTGAACAAGGAAAAGGGAGATAACCTTTTAAATAACT GCTGTGGAATACGAAGACAGGCATTCTCCTTCACAGGAGTGGAAAGAATAACTGGTGGGCAGCGTGCACGGGAGGGAGAATGGCCATGGCAGGCCAGTATTCAGCTTGATGGGACCCATCGCTGTGGTGCATCAATCATCAGTAACACCTGGCTGGTAACTGCAGCCCACTGCTTTAGAGG AGTAAGAGATCCTCGGAGGTGGACTGCCAGCTTTGGAATTCTGCTGAGAcctccaaaacagaaaaaatttgTCCAGAGAATTATTGTTCACGAGAGATATGGTGACTTTCTCCTTGATCATGAATATGATGTGGCTGTTGTGGAACTTGCCTCTGCTATTGAGTTCACAAGTGACGTGCACAGTGTCTGCCTTCCTGAAGCATCTCACATTTTCCCAGACAACACTTCCTGTTTTGTCACTGGCTGGGGAGCTTTGGAGAATGATG GTTATAGTGTTAATCAGCTTCGACAAGCGGAAGTGAGAATTATAAGTTCTGAGGTTTGTAATAGGAGACAAGTGTACGGTGGAGCAATAACACCTGGAATGTTGTGTGCTGGATACTTGGAGGGGCAGGTGGATGCTTGCCAG GGTGACTCTGGTGGGCCACTGGTGCATGCGAATTCCAGAGGAATCTGGTATCTTGTGGGAATAGTGAGCTGGGGAGATGAATGTGGCAAGCCAAATAAACCAGGAGTATACACACGAGTGACTTACTATCGAAACTGGATCCACTCCAAAACAGGCATCTGA